A window of the Chaetodon trifascialis isolate fChaTrf1 chromosome 9, fChaTrf1.hap1, whole genome shotgun sequence genome harbors these coding sequences:
- the col26a1 gene encoding collagen alpha-1(XXVI) chain isoform X2, translated as MALSFFYALCMWVSLVCASLGTGFVYHFPGITLQRQRIKSEQSGSTGPPGTGSRTQLRNWCQYTVSRTVSCQVHNGTETTVQRVFQGCRWPGPCSKVISYRTMIRPSFKVTYKQVTALEWRCCPGFVGEECREECLNCTTFTDMNSRVKAIESKIKLLEEGRSSLPTVSSLPEGSTDNEVDGPQPTPIGPPSYLPPGGRGPPGPIGPPGLPGSAGPPGPAGRAGLPGPIGPKGDRGLPGEIGLPGPPGPPGPPGLSSSRVRERGDVFHVDNQEEIPDRPALPAPQIIVGPPGAAGPIGPSGPPGQRGPAGIPGLPGQDGKNGLQGKPGDPGPKGDPGERGTPGVTGEQGLPGAPGLKGEPGEGLNEGEAVQQLREALKILAERVLILEHMIGVHDNSEGSGFGSILDPLSFTAIKIKRLPPVQPPPVLEERHRRAPL; from the exons ATGGCTTTGTCGTTCTTCTACGCGCTGTGCATGTGGGTGAGTTTAGTCTGTGCGTCGCTGGGAACAGGCTTTGTTTATCACTTTCCAGGTATCACTCTGCAGCGGCAGCGCATCAAGTCGGAGCAGAGCGGCAGCACTGGACCGCCAGGTACCGGGTCCCGTACCCAACTCAG GAACTGGTGTCAGTATACTGTTTCCAGGACAGTGTCCTGTCAGGTGCACAACGGGACAGAAACCACAGTCCAGAGAGTTTTTCAGGGCTGTCGATGGCCCGGACCCTGCTCCAAAGTCATCAG CTACAGGACCATGATCAGGCCGTCCTTCAAGGTCACCTACAAGCAGGTCACTGCGCTGGAGTGGAGATGCTGCCCAGGGTTTGTGGGAGAAGAGTGTCGTGAAG AGTGTTTGAACTGTACCACTTTCACTGACATGAACAGCAGAGTAAAAGCCATTGAGTCAAAG ATCAAGCTGTTAGAAGAGGGACGTTCATCCCTGCCGACTGTCAGCAGTTTACCAGAGGGCTCAACGGACAATGAGGTGGACGGACCCCAACCCACGCCTATTGGGCCGCCATCATACCTGCCGCCAG GAGGCAGAGGGCCTCCAGGGCCTATCGGACCACCAGGGCTTCCAGGTTCTGCTGGGCCTCCAGGTCCGGCTGGAAGAGCAGGCCTCCCAGGGCCCATTG GACCAAAGGGAGACAGAGGTCTACCAGGAGAAATCGGTCTCCCCGGGCCTCCTGGTCCACCGGGTCCTCCAGGGCTGAGCTCCTCTCGCGTCCGAGAGCGGGGTGACGTTTTTCACGTGGACAATCAAG AGGAGATCCCTGACCGCCCAGCTCTCCCTGCTCCTCAGATCATAGTCGGGCCTCCTGGTGCTGCTGGTCCCATCGGTCCCTCAG GCCCTCCAGGACAGAGAGGACCTGCAGGGATACCAGGCCTGCCGGGACAAGAT GGCAAGAACGGCCTCCAAGGCAAGCCGGGGGATCCTGGGCCTAAAGGAGATCCAGGGGAAAGG GGGACTCCAGGTGTAACAGGCGAGCAGGGCCTACCT GGAGCACCAGGGCTAAAAGGAGAGCCGGGAGAGGGCTTGAATGAG GGCGAggctgtgcagcagctcagggaGGCCCTGAAGATCCTGGCCGAGAGGGTCCTGATCCTGGAGCACATGATTGGTGTTCATG ACAACTCTGAAGGATCTGGATTTGGCAGCATTTTGGACCCCCTGTCTTTCACCGCCATAAAGATCAAACGGCTTCCGCCTGTTCAACCCCCTCCAGTActggaggagagacacagaCGAGCTCCGCTTTAA
- the col26a1 gene encoding collagen alpha-1(XXVI) chain isoform X1 — protein MALSFFYALCMWVSLVCASLGTGFVYHFPGITLQRQRIKSEQSGSTGPPGTGSRTQLRNWCQYTVSRTVSCQVHNGTETTVQRVFQGCRWPGPCSKVISYRTMIRPSFKVTYKQVTALEWRCCPGFVGEECREECLNCTTFTDMNSRVKAIESKIKLLEEGRSSLPTVSSLPEGSTDNEVDGPQPTPIGPPSYLPPVPGGRGPPGPIGPPGLPGSAGPPGPAGRAGLPGPIGPKGDRGLPGEIGLPGPPGPPGPPGLSSSRVRERGDVFHVDNQEEIPDRPALPAPQIIVGPPGAAGPIGPSGPPGQRGPAGIPGLPGQDGKNGLQGKPGDPGPKGDPGERGTPGVTGEQGLPGAPGLKGEPGEGLNEGEAVQQLREALKILAERVLILEHMIGVHDNSEGSGFGSILDPLSFTAIKIKRLPPVQPPPVLEERHRRAPL, from the exons ATGGCTTTGTCGTTCTTCTACGCGCTGTGCATGTGGGTGAGTTTAGTCTGTGCGTCGCTGGGAACAGGCTTTGTTTATCACTTTCCAGGTATCACTCTGCAGCGGCAGCGCATCAAGTCGGAGCAGAGCGGCAGCACTGGACCGCCAGGTACCGGGTCCCGTACCCAACTCAG GAACTGGTGTCAGTATACTGTTTCCAGGACAGTGTCCTGTCAGGTGCACAACGGGACAGAAACCACAGTCCAGAGAGTTTTTCAGGGCTGTCGATGGCCCGGACCCTGCTCCAAAGTCATCAG CTACAGGACCATGATCAGGCCGTCCTTCAAGGTCACCTACAAGCAGGTCACTGCGCTGGAGTGGAGATGCTGCCCAGGGTTTGTGGGAGAAGAGTGTCGTGAAG AGTGTTTGAACTGTACCACTTTCACTGACATGAACAGCAGAGTAAAAGCCATTGAGTCAAAG ATCAAGCTGTTAGAAGAGGGACGTTCATCCCTGCCGACTGTCAGCAGTTTACCAGAGGGCTCAACGGACAATGAGGTGGACGGACCCCAACCCACGCCTATTGGGCCGCCATCATACCTGCCGCCAG tgCCAGGAGGCAGAGGGCCTCCAGGGCCTATCGGACCACCAGGGCTTCCAGGTTCTGCTGGGCCTCCAGGTCCGGCTGGAAGAGCAGGCCTCCCAGGGCCCATTG GACCAAAGGGAGACAGAGGTCTACCAGGAGAAATCGGTCTCCCCGGGCCTCCTGGTCCACCGGGTCCTCCAGGGCTGAGCTCCTCTCGCGTCCGAGAGCGGGGTGACGTTTTTCACGTGGACAATCAAG AGGAGATCCCTGACCGCCCAGCTCTCCCTGCTCCTCAGATCATAGTCGGGCCTCCTGGTGCTGCTGGTCCCATCGGTCCCTCAG GCCCTCCAGGACAGAGAGGACCTGCAGGGATACCAGGCCTGCCGGGACAAGAT GGCAAGAACGGCCTCCAAGGCAAGCCGGGGGATCCTGGGCCTAAAGGAGATCCAGGGGAAAGG GGGACTCCAGGTGTAACAGGCGAGCAGGGCCTACCT GGAGCACCAGGGCTAAAAGGAGAGCCGGGAGAGGGCTTGAATGAG GGCGAggctgtgcagcagctcagggaGGCCCTGAAGATCCTGGCCGAGAGGGTCCTGATCCTGGAGCACATGATTGGTGTTCATG ACAACTCTGAAGGATCTGGATTTGGCAGCATTTTGGACCCCCTGTCTTTCACCGCCATAAAGATCAAACGGCTTCCGCCTGTTCAACCCCCTCCAGTActggaggagagacacagaCGAGCTCCGCTTTAA
- the LOC139336162 gene encoding alpha-(1,3)-fucosyltransferase 4-like, whose amino-acid sequence MGAGAHWRTANTAHRADRRSGLSQQEKCYVLVLKGTCSSVCLAVVGFLLFLGICQLYLPDPLALQPFVSKQNRTVTLLVWTHPFGRYHELPDCFEIYRIGGCTLTDDVRAYPQADAVIIHHREVAAGTTDLPPEPRPPAQKWIWMNHESPTHTPWLWHFEDVFNLTMSYRTDSDIFLPYGYLVPRNHRVKGLLHRLAQPLSVPTRSRILRPRLLAWVISNWSESHARVAFYRELSQYVQVDVFGRAGLPLPEDDGGDTVVRLVGQYQFYLALENSQHTDYITEKLWNALVAGAIPVVLGPSRQNYERFLPPEAFIHLDDFPSVRGLARYLLMLRRSPVQLRRHLDWRRRYSVHQPLFWTEHYCTACRAVRRTRGRHNVVKDLTRWFHS is encoded by the coding sequence ATGGGAGCTGGGGCTCACTGGAGAACCGCGAACACGGCGCACAGAGCAGACAGGCGCTCAGGTTTGTCCCAGCAGGAAAAATGTTACGTGCTTGTTCTCAAGGggacctgctcctctgtgtgcttAGCTGTCGTCGGTTTCTTGTTGTTCCTGGGAATCTGTCAGCTCTACCTGCCGGACCCGCTCGCGCTGCAGCCGTTTGTCTCTAAGCAGAACAGGACGGTGACGCTGCTGGTATGGACTCATCCGTTCGGTCGATACCACGAACTTCCGGACTGCTTTGAGATCTACCGGATCGGCGGGTGCACGCTCACCGACGACGTGCGCGCGTACCCGCAGGCTGACGCCGTGATCATTCACCACCGGGAGGTTGCCGCCGGCACCACTGATCTGCCACCGGAACCGCGGCCACCTGCGCAAAAGTGGATATGGATGAACCACGAATCCCCCACGCACACGCCCTGGCTGTGGCATTTTGAGGATGTTTTCAACCTGACAATGAGCTACCGGACGGATTCCGATATATTCCTGCCGTACGGGTATCTGGTCCCTCGTAATCACAGAGTCAAGGGTCTCCTGCACCGCCTTGCGCAACCGCTCAGCGTACCCACGCGCTCACGCATCCTCCGGCCACGCCTCTTGGCCTGGGTCATCAGCAACTGGTCGGAGTCCCATGCGCGTGTGGCCTTCTACCGCGAGCTCAGTCAGTATGTCCAAGTAGATGTGTTCGGGCGCGCGGGTCTGCCGTTGCCGGAGGACGACGGAGGTGACACCGTGGTGCGGCTGGTCGGACAGTACCAGTTCTACCTGGCGCTGGAGAACTCGCAGCATACCGACTACATCACGGAGAAGCTGTGGAACGCGCTGGTGGCCGGTGCCATCCCAGTGGTCCTCGGTCCGTCCAGGCAGAACTATGAACGCTTCTTGCCCCCAGAAGCCTTCATTCACTTGGACGACTTCCCCTCAGTGCGGGGGCTGGCACGGTACCTGCTGATGCTGAGGCGCAGCCCGGTCCAGCTGAGGCGGCACCTGGACTGGAGAAGGCGCTACAGCGTGCACCAGCCCCTCTTTTGGACTGAACACTACTGCACGGCCTGCAGGGCGGTGAGGAGGACCAGAGGCAGGCATAATGTGGTCAAAGACCTGACACGCTGGTTTCACTCATGA